A stretch of the Streptomyces ortus genome encodes the following:
- a CDS encoding VOC family protein yields MTDSATRINALIIDAADPERLASFWSEVLGRPVVGRTGPYVWLRREMGLGMGFQRASAPRTGKNRMHFDVTAPDPAVEQRRIETLGGRRLDEYADGGFLVMADPEGNEFCVLPDGPFELDDEGRAHYLG; encoded by the coding sequence ATGACCGACTCAGCTACGCGGATCAACGCCCTCATCATCGACGCGGCCGACCCCGAACGGCTCGCCTCGTTCTGGTCCGAAGTGCTGGGCAGGCCGGTGGTGGGCCGCACGGGCCCCTATGTGTGGCTGCGCCGGGAGATGGGGCTCGGCATGGGATTCCAGCGGGCCTCCGCGCCCAGGACGGGCAAGAACCGTATGCACTTCGACGTCACCGCGCCCGACCCGGCCGTGGAGCAGCGGCGCATCGAGACGCTGGGCGGTCGCAGGCTCGACGAGTACGCCGATGGCGGATTCCTGGTGATGGCGGACCCCGAGGGCAACGAGTTCTGCGTGCTGCCCGACGGGCCCTTCGAGCTCGACGACGAGGGCCGCGCACACTATCTCGGCTGA
- a CDS encoding YciI family protein, producing MAKYLLLKHYRGGPTPANDVPMDRWTPEEVAAHMRYMSDFAARLEENGEFVDSQVLSSEGTFVRHDGEGRPPVTDGPFAETKDLIAGWMVIDVDTYERALDVAGELSAAPGAGGKPVQEWLEVRPFLSPCVTITD from the coding sequence ATGGCCAAGTACTTGCTGCTCAAGCACTACCGGGGCGGGCCGACCCCGGCCAACGACGTGCCGATGGACCGGTGGACCCCGGAGGAGGTCGCGGCCCACATGCGGTACATGAGCGACTTCGCGGCGCGACTCGAAGAGAACGGCGAGTTCGTCGACAGCCAGGTGCTGTCCTCGGAGGGCACGTTCGTGCGCCACGACGGCGAGGGACGGCCGCCGGTCACCGACGGCCCGTTCGCGGAGACCAAGGACCTGATCGCCGGCTGGATGGTGATCGACGTCGACACCTACGAGCGGGCGCTCGACGTGGCCGGCGAGCTGTCCGCGGCCCCCGGCGCGGGCGGGAAGCCGGTGCAGGAGTGGCTGGAAGTGCGGCCCTTCCTGTCCCCGTGCGTGACCATCACGGACTGA
- a CDS encoding RNA polymerase sigma factor, producing the protein MDESLLRTLTPAVLAVLVRRGADFAAAEDAVQDALVEAVRAWPHDPPRDPKAWLVTAAWRKFLDAVRADTSRRHREVRVDREPVPGPGEAADDTLQLYFLCAHPALTPASAVALTLRAVGGLTTRQIAQAYLVPEATMAQRISRAKRTVSDVRLNRPGDVATVLRVLYLVFNEGYSGDVDLAAEAIRLTRHLAAGTDHEEVAGLLALMLLHHARRPARTGAGGRLVPLAEQDRGLWDTRLIAEGVGILQTALARDRLGEFQAQAAVAALHADARCAAETDWVQIVEWYDELVRLTGNPVARLNRAVAVGEADGPRAGLTALAHLDPSLPRHTAVAAYLHERDGDVATAARLYAEAARSAPSLPERDHLTRQAARLNAELRG; encoded by the coding sequence GTGGACGAGTCCCTGCTGCGGACGCTCACGCCCGCCGTCCTCGCCGTCCTCGTCCGTCGCGGAGCCGACTTCGCGGCGGCCGAGGACGCCGTGCAGGACGCCCTGGTCGAAGCGGTGCGCGCATGGCCGCACGATCCGCCGCGGGACCCCAAGGCCTGGCTGGTCACGGCCGCCTGGCGCAAGTTCCTCGACGCCGTCCGCGCCGACACCTCCCGGCGGCACCGGGAGGTACGCGTCGACCGCGAACCCGTACCCGGACCGGGCGAGGCGGCCGACGACACGCTCCAGCTGTACTTCCTGTGCGCGCACCCGGCCCTGACACCCGCCTCGGCCGTCGCCCTCACGCTGCGCGCCGTCGGCGGCCTGACGACACGGCAGATCGCACAGGCCTACCTCGTGCCGGAGGCCACCATGGCCCAGCGGATCAGCCGGGCCAAGCGGACCGTCTCGGACGTCCGCCTCAACCGGCCCGGTGACGTCGCCACGGTCCTGCGCGTGCTCTACCTGGTCTTCAACGAGGGCTACTCCGGCGACGTCGACCTGGCCGCCGAGGCGATCCGGCTCACCCGCCACCTCGCGGCCGGGACCGACCACGAGGAGGTCGCGGGTCTGCTGGCGCTCATGCTGCTCCACCACGCGCGGCGCCCGGCACGGACCGGCGCCGGCGGCAGGCTCGTACCCCTCGCCGAGCAGGACCGCGGTCTGTGGGACACCCGGCTGATCGCGGAGGGCGTCGGCATCCTCCAGACGGCCCTGGCCCGCGACCGGCTGGGCGAGTTCCAGGCGCAGGCCGCCGTCGCCGCACTGCACGCCGACGCCCGGTGTGCCGCGGAGACCGACTGGGTGCAGATCGTCGAGTGGTACGACGAACTGGTACGCCTGACCGGCAACCCGGTGGCCCGCCTCAACCGGGCCGTCGCGGTGGGCGAGGCCGACGGCCCGCGCGCCGGCCTGACCGCACTGGCGCACCTCGACCCCTCGCTGCCCCGCCACACGGCCGTCGCGGCCTACCTGCACGAGCGCGACGGCGACGTGGCGACCGCGGCACGGCTCTACGCCGAAGCCGCCCGGTCGGCGCCCAGCCTCCCCGAACGGGACCACCTCACGCGCCAGGCCGCACGGCTCAACGCGGAACTGCGCGGCTGA
- a CDS encoding TetR/AcrR family transcriptional regulator yields the protein MPVDEHTAALPSLRERRRAAATQEILDAAERQITESGPAALSLRAVARSLGMTVQALYHYFPSRDELVTALITKAYVALGDAVQAALDATREDSPLERVVIAAEGYRQWAVDHPERYQLLYGTPLRYYEAPVEGTTTRAVRRMGAIFEREMFGGFTPAQLAAVDDSGFSPALVAYMEQIPPMGEGALPSPLTALVMSAWGHMHGLVVLEVFRHTAFLGEHQAEIFRLGMRNTLEDIFGRIPAADQAG from the coding sequence ATGCCCGTCGACGAACACACGGCAGCCCTGCCCTCCCTGCGTGAGCGGCGCCGAGCGGCCGCGACCCAGGAGATCCTGGACGCGGCCGAGCGCCAGATCACCGAGAGCGGTCCTGCGGCCCTGTCGCTGCGCGCCGTCGCCCGGAGCCTCGGCATGACCGTGCAGGCGCTCTACCACTACTTCCCGAGCCGGGACGAGCTGGTCACGGCCCTCATCACCAAGGCGTACGTAGCCCTGGGCGACGCCGTGCAGGCCGCCCTGGACGCCACGCGCGAGGACTCGCCCCTGGAACGGGTGGTGATCGCGGCCGAGGGCTATCGCCAGTGGGCCGTCGACCATCCCGAGCGGTACCAGCTCCTGTACGGAACGCCGTTGCGGTACTACGAGGCTCCCGTGGAGGGCACCACCACCCGGGCGGTGCGCCGGATGGGTGCGATCTTCGAGCGTGAGATGTTCGGCGGCTTCACCCCGGCCCAACTGGCCGCGGTCGACGACTCCGGCTTCTCGCCCGCGCTCGTGGCGTACATGGAACAGATACCGCCGATGGGGGAGGGCGCTCTGCCGTCTCCGCTGACCGCTCTGGTCATGAGCGCGTGGGGACATATGCATGGTCTGGTCGTCCTGGAGGTGTTCAGGCACACCGCTTTCCTCGGTGAACACCAGGCCGAGATCTTCCGCCTGGGGATGCGGAACACCCTGGAAGACATCTTCGGCCGGATTCCGGCCGCGGACCAGGCCGGTTGA
- a CDS encoding HD domain-containing protein: MSDQNNLDQNNFGTSEFGTSDFGTSDLGMSDFDANNGGKGITRRTALGRGAGVAAIGAAAAFATAVTAAPAAAADALPGTVAGVRIPTSELARRTARFVREVSSGTLFNHVMRTYLFGSLLCDRRDVRYDSELAFVAAALHDLGLVEAYRTPAERFEVDGADAAQRFLREQRMPAERVAVVWDAIALHTNTGIATRKRPEIAMVAMGSAVDFSGNDLRRIPPDALEEILAAFPREGFKQDALDTILSLCRTKPMSVLMHPFAEVGRRHLPEFPVPTVEDLLLAAPFEE; this comes from the coding sequence ATGTCCGACCAGAACAATCTCGACCAGAACAATTTCGGCACGAGCGAATTCGGTACGAGCGATTTCGGTACGAGCGATCTCGGTATGAGTGATTTCGACGCGAACAACGGGGGCAAAGGAATCACCCGGCGCACCGCACTCGGACGGGGTGCCGGTGTCGCCGCGATCGGCGCGGCTGCCGCGTTCGCCACCGCGGTGACCGCCGCCCCCGCCGCCGCGGCGGACGCCCTGCCCGGGACGGTGGCCGGCGTACGCATCCCCACCAGCGAACTGGCCCGCAGGACAGCGCGGTTCGTACGCGAGGTGTCCTCCGGGACGCTGTTCAACCACGTCATGAGGACGTACCTCTTCGGCTCCCTGCTGTGCGACCGGCGCGACGTCCGCTACGACAGCGAACTCGCGTTCGTCGCCGCGGCCCTGCACGACCTCGGGCTGGTCGAGGCGTACCGGACGCCGGCCGAACGCTTCGAGGTGGACGGCGCCGACGCCGCGCAGCGGTTCCTGCGGGAGCAGCGGATGCCGGCCGAACGCGTAGCCGTCGTCTGGGATGCGATCGCCCTGCACACCAACACCGGTATCGCCACGCGGAAGAGGCCGGAGATCGCGATGGTCGCCATGGGATCGGCAGTGGACTTCTCTGGAAACGACCTGCGGCGCATTCCGCCCGACGCCCTTGAGGAGATACTCGCGGCTTTCCCCCGGGAGGGATTCAAACAGGACGCGCTCGACACCATTCTCTCCCTGTGCCGCACCAAGCCCATGTCGGTCCTCATGCACCCCTTCGCCGAAGTCGGCCGCCGTCACCTCCCGGAATTCCCGGTGCCCACGGTGGAGGATCTCCTGCTCGCCGCGCCGTTCGAGGAGTGA
- a CDS encoding beta-ketoacyl-ACP synthase III, with protein MNVSSAGLLEPQGPAAVVTGVGSHLPPRRVTNDELCSRLDSSDAWIRERIGIQERRRADPEVSTGDLAVEASRRAMRSAGVTDVDALVLATTTPDHHCPATAPAVAHRLGLRDTIAFDVTAGCAGFVYASAVAAGLISAGSARRVLVVGAETMSAIIDSDDRATAPLFGDGAGAMVLEAGLAGQDGSLGAFAWGSDGSLADAIVIPAGGARERDRRDTAPAGDFFVHMRGNEVFRHAVRRMSQAARDAAQAAGWTLDEVDRLIVHQANGRIAASVADALGIPPERTPSNIAQVGNTAAASVPLLLAHAADEGQLKPGHRVLVVAFGSGLAWAATSLVWPPGITAEL; from the coding sequence ATGAACGTTTCGAGTGCGGGACTCCTTGAACCGCAGGGGCCGGCCGCGGTGGTGACGGGTGTGGGCTCCCATCTGCCACCCCGCCGCGTGACCAACGACGAGCTGTGCTCCCGGCTGGACAGCAGCGACGCGTGGATCCGGGAGAGAATCGGCATCCAGGAACGCCGCCGCGCGGACCCGGAGGTCTCCACGGGGGACCTGGCCGTGGAAGCCTCGCGGCGGGCGATGCGGTCCGCCGGTGTCACGGACGTCGACGCCCTCGTCCTGGCCACGACCACCCCGGACCACCACTGCCCCGCCACCGCGCCCGCGGTCGCCCACCGGCTCGGCCTGCGCGACACGATCGCCTTCGACGTCACCGCGGGCTGCGCGGGATTCGTGTACGCGTCCGCCGTCGCCGCCGGCCTCATCAGCGCGGGCAGCGCCCGCCGGGTCCTCGTCGTGGGCGCGGAGACGATGTCGGCCATCATCGACTCGGACGACCGTGCGACGGCCCCGCTCTTCGGCGACGGCGCGGGAGCCATGGTCCTGGAGGCCGGGCTCGCGGGACAGGACGGCAGCCTCGGAGCCTTCGCCTGGGGAAGCGACGGTTCACTCGCCGACGCCATCGTCATCCCGGCCGGCGGAGCCCGCGAGCGTGACCGGCGGGACACCGCGCCCGCGGGCGACTTCTTCGTTCACATGCGCGGAAACGAGGTCTTCCGGCACGCGGTGCGCCGGATGAGCCAGGCCGCCCGGGACGCGGCACAGGCCGCCGGATGGACGCTCGACGAGGTCGACCGGCTGATCGTCCACCAGGCCAACGGGCGCATCGCCGCCTCCGTGGCCGACGCCCTCGGCATCCCGCCCGAGCGCACGCCCTCGAACATCGCCCAGGTCGGCAACACCGCGGCGGCCTCCGTCCCGCTGCTGCTCGCCCACGCCGCGGACGAGGGCCAACTGAAACCTGGACACCGCGTGCTCGTTGTCGCTTTCGGCAGCGGGCTCGCCTGGGCCGCCACCAGCCTCGTCTGGCCACCCGGCATCACCGCGGAGCTGTAG
- a CDS encoding acyl carrier protein translates to MLEELKGILTAQAGLPSAPITADATLADAGIDSMAVTVLSMQLEDRMGLFLTEDELACAPTVNALADLIASRAAGNA, encoded by the coding sequence GTGCTGGAAGAACTCAAAGGCATCCTCACGGCGCAGGCGGGACTGCCCTCCGCGCCCATCACCGCCGACGCGACCCTGGCCGACGCCGGCATCGACTCCATGGCGGTGACCGTGCTGTCCATGCAACTGGAGGACCGCATGGGCCTGTTCCTCACCGAGGACGAACTGGCGTGCGCCCCCACCGTCAACGCCCTGGCCGACCTCATCGCGAGCCGAGCCGCCGGGAACGCGTGA
- a CDS encoding alpha/beta fold hydrolase, with protein MPTVPAVWNAPEWTAPEKTREELVPLEWRGLRYTCRVVTSDRPPVTEPLLLLGGALQDMYAWPRLERRLSARMPLVFVDLPGVGTADDLPAEQGFDALAEAALLVTDRLGFDRVNLLGASYGAPIAYRAALSRPARVARLVLAGATHRMNPRLVSDCEQVWSARAALADDVDGTLSDSGSHEIAGRAVATLLNTALRDQVSQAATVARMLHRQFARITPAAARRHAVCHRRLLAADPLPAERIDAVRALVFTGEHDDVSTPDENRAVAAAIADSIFLLVRDADHMVHLEREAEYADLILRFLTDLPLDDLPYTTAPERLGAVR; from the coding sequence ATGCCGACCGTCCCCGCCGTGTGGAACGCGCCCGAGTGGACCGCGCCCGAGAAGACCAGGGAGGAGCTCGTACCCCTGGAATGGCGTGGCCTGCGCTACACCTGCCGCGTCGTCACCTCGGACCGGCCCCCGGTCACCGAGCCCCTGCTCCTGCTCGGCGGCGCCCTCCAGGACATGTACGCGTGGCCCCGGCTGGAGCGCAGGCTCAGCGCGCGGATGCCGCTGGTCTTCGTCGACCTGCCCGGCGTCGGAACGGCCGACGACCTGCCCGCCGAACAGGGCTTCGACGCGCTCGCCGAGGCCGCCCTGCTGGTCACCGACCGGCTCGGGTTCGACCGGGTCAACCTCCTGGGCGCCTCGTACGGCGCGCCGATCGCCTACCGTGCCGCGCTGAGCCGGCCGGCGCGGGTCGCACGGCTCGTCCTGGCGGGGGCCACGCACCGGATGAACCCGCGCCTGGTGTCCGACTGCGAGCAGGTGTGGAGTGCGCGTGCCGCCCTCGCGGACGACGTCGACGGGACCCTCTCGGACTCCGGCTCGCACGAGATCGCGGGCCGCGCCGTCGCCACGCTGCTGAACACCGCTCTGCGGGACCAGGTCTCCCAGGCGGCCACCGTGGCCCGGATGCTGCACCGGCAGTTCGCCCGCATCACCCCGGCCGCGGCCCGCCGCCACGCCGTCTGCCACCGACGCCTGCTCGCCGCGGACCCGCTTCCGGCCGAGCGCATCGACGCGGTGCGCGCGCTGGTGTTCACCGGCGAGCACGACGACGTCAGCACACCGGACGAGAACCGTGCCGTGGCAGCCGCCATCGCCGATTCGATTTTCCTCCTGGTCCGCGACGCCGACCACATGGTGCACCTGGAACGGGAAGCCGAGTACGCCGACCTGATCCTGCGCTTCCTCACCGACCTCCCGCTCGACGACCTTCCCTACACGACCGCACCCGAACGGCTCGGGGCGGTTCGGTAG
- a CDS encoding M4 family metallopeptidase, translated as MSGPHRFTHRRRRAAALALTTASSLLVLGVQGAPVSAAPADPGSGPSKIVATPRAAAAQPALSPAARTALLKSATAESGDTAKQLGLGSREKLVVKDVVKDADGTTHTRYERTYAGLPVLGGDLVLHVKKGRTTTSKATRATITVPTTTPKISATGAADKALAVGKAADVKKSAIEGKPRLVVWAAGSAKPVLAWESVVEGVQDDGTPSELHVVTDAKTGKVAAEFEGVHTGAGHGQYNGDVSVGSTLSGSSYQLVDGDRAGQRTYDLNQGTSGTGTLFTDDNDVWGDGTPGNRQTAGVDVAFGAAATWDYYKNVHNRNGIRNDGVAAYSRAHYGNNYVNAFWQDSCFCMTYGDGSGNSAPLTSLDVAAHEMSHGVTAATANLTYSGESGGLNEATSDIFAAAVEFNAGLEADVPDYLVGEKIDINGDGTPLRYMDKPSKDGASRDYWDASLGGIDVHYSSGPANHFFYLLSEGSGAKTVNGVDYDSPTVDGVAVAGIGIENAADIWYRALSTYMTSSTNYAGARTATLQAATDLFGAYSDTYLAVAAAWAGINVGDRIALGTNLSPIGDQLSGVGQDVSLQIEAYTTNSDSPLTYEVTGLPDGLTASDSGLISGVPTAIGTSEVTVTVTDGTGSTASDTFEWRVANIYGNSTRVDIPDNGAAVESPITISGRPGNASATTEVYVKIVHTYRGDLTVDLVGPNGTVYSLLNRSGGSADNVDQTFTVNASAQPVDGTWTLRVRDVAAIDVGYIQQWRITP; from the coding sequence TTGTCCGGGCCCCATCGCTTCACCCACCGGCGCAGACGCGCCGCGGCTCTCGCCCTCACCACCGCGAGTTCGCTGCTCGTCCTCGGCGTCCAGGGCGCACCCGTGTCCGCCGCACCCGCCGACCCCGGTTCCGGCCCCTCGAAGATCGTCGCCACACCGCGCGCCGCGGCCGCCCAGCCCGCCCTGTCACCCGCCGCGCGCACCGCGCTGCTCAAGAGCGCCACCGCCGAGTCCGGTGACACGGCGAAGCAACTGGGCCTCGGCTCCCGCGAGAAGCTCGTCGTCAAGGATGTCGTCAAGGACGCCGACGGCACGACCCACACCCGGTACGAGCGCACGTACGCGGGCCTGCCGGTCCTCGGCGGCGACCTGGTGCTGCACGTGAAGAAGGGCCGGACCACCACCTCCAAGGCGACTCGCGCCACCATCACGGTGCCGACGACCACGCCGAAGATCTCCGCGACCGGCGCCGCCGACAAGGCACTGGCCGTCGGCAAGGCGGCCGATGTGAAGAAGTCCGCGATCGAGGGCAAGCCCCGCCTCGTGGTGTGGGCCGCCGGGTCCGCCAAGCCGGTCCTGGCCTGGGAGAGCGTCGTCGAAGGGGTCCAGGACGACGGCACGCCCAGCGAGCTGCACGTCGTCACCGACGCGAAGACCGGGAAGGTCGCCGCCGAGTTCGAGGGCGTGCACACGGGAGCGGGTCACGGCCAGTACAACGGCGACGTGTCCGTCGGCAGCACGCTCTCCGGTTCGTCGTACCAGCTCGTCGACGGCGACCGCGCCGGGCAGCGTACGTACGACCTGAATCAGGGTACGTCCGGCACGGGCACACTCTTCACGGATGACAACGATGTCTGGGGTGACGGCACTCCGGGCAACCGGCAGACCGCCGGCGTGGACGTCGCCTTCGGCGCGGCGGCGACCTGGGACTACTACAAGAACGTCCACAACCGCAACGGCATCCGCAACGACGGGGTGGCCGCCTACAGCCGCGCCCACTACGGCAACAACTACGTCAACGCCTTCTGGCAGGACTCCTGCTTCTGCATGACGTACGGGGACGGCTCGGGCAACTCGGCGCCGCTGACGTCGCTCGACGTGGCGGCCCACGAGATGAGCCACGGCGTCACCGCCGCGACCGCCAACCTGACGTACTCCGGTGAGTCGGGCGGCCTCAACGAGGCGACCTCGGACATCTTCGCCGCGGCCGTCGAGTTCAACGCCGGTCTGGAGGCGGACGTCCCCGACTACCTGGTCGGCGAGAAGATCGACATCAACGGCGACGGCACGCCGCTGCGCTACATGGACAAGCCCTCCAAGGACGGCGCGTCCCGCGACTACTGGGACGCCTCGCTGGGCGGCATCGACGTCCACTACTCCTCCGGGCCCGCGAACCACTTCTTCTACCTGCTGTCCGAGGGCAGCGGAGCGAAGACCGTCAACGGCGTCGACTACGACAGCCCGACCGTCGACGGTGTGGCGGTGGCCGGCATCGGCATCGAGAACGCGGCCGACATCTGGTACCGCGCGCTGTCGACGTACATGACCTCGTCGACCAACTACGCGGGTGCCAGGACCGCGACGCTGCAGGCCGCGACCGATCTCTTCGGGGCGTACAGCGACACCTACCTCGCCGTGGCCGCCGCCTGGGCGGGCATCAACGTCGGCGACCGCATCGCGCTCGGGACCAACCTCTCCCCGATCGGCGACCAGCTCTCCGGCGTCGGCCAGGACGTGTCCCTGCAGATCGAGGCCTACACCACCAACTCGGACTCGCCCCTGACCTACGAGGTCACCGGCCTGCCCGACGGGCTGACCGCGAGTGACAGCGGACTGATCTCCGGAGTCCCGACCGCCATCGGCACCAGCGAGGTGACCGTGACGGTCACCGACGGCACGGGCTCGACCGCCTCCGACACCTTCGAGTGGCGCGTGGCGAACATCTACGGCAACTCCACCCGTGTCGACATCCCCGACAACGGTGCCGCGGTCGAGTCGCCCATCACCATCTCGGGCCGCCCGGGCAACGCCTCGGCGACGACCGAGGTGTACGTCAAGATCGTCCACACCTACCGGGGCGACCTGACGGTCGATCTGGTGGGCCCGAACGGAACCGTGTACTCGCTGCTGAACCGCAGCGGCGGCTCGGCGGACAACGTGGACCAGACCTTCACGGTGAACGCCTCGGCGCAGCCCGTCGACGGCACGTGGACGTTGCGGGTGCGTGACGTGGCGGCGATCGACGTGGGTTACATCCAGCAGTGGCGCATCACTCCGTGA
- a CDS encoding alpha/beta hydrolase fold domain-containing protein, which yields MTTTARPDLDPELRALLADMPLIPHLTPDVLAQLRQFPATPVDFLLAHRRAGHRTVTVPAEDGTPLPLSVFTPANADPTTASPCVYWMHGGGMIMGDRFSQIDIPLEWLDEFGAVVVSVDYRLAPEFTGTTPVEDCYQGLLWIAEHAEDLGIDAGRIIVAGASAGGGLAAGVALLARDLGGPAIAGQILICPMLDHRNTSVSSRQYAGGPGVWTREMNEFAWRALLGGLDGHGGLDGHGDPGGLSGADVPPYASPARADDLSGLPAAYIDTGSAEVFRDEDTDYACRIWAAGGQAELHVWAGGFHGFDALFPQALLSVTARRTRTDWLARTLRERAV from the coding sequence ATGACCACCACAGCCCGACCCGACCTCGACCCCGAACTGCGCGCGCTGCTGGCCGACATGCCACTGATCCCGCACCTCACCCCGGACGTCCTCGCGCAGCTGCGCCAGTTCCCCGCCACCCCCGTCGACTTCCTGCTCGCGCACCGGCGGGCCGGCCACCGTACGGTCACCGTCCCTGCCGAGGACGGCACTCCGCTCCCCCTGTCGGTCTTCACCCCCGCGAATGCCGATCCCACCACCGCCTCGCCTTGCGTCTACTGGATGCACGGCGGCGGAATGATCATGGGCGATCGCTTCTCCCAGATCGACATCCCCTTGGAGTGGCTCGACGAGTTCGGTGCGGTCGTGGTCTCCGTGGACTACCGGCTCGCACCGGAGTTCACCGGTACGACTCCGGTCGAGGACTGCTATCAGGGGCTGCTCTGGATCGCCGAGCACGCGGAGGATCTCGGTATCGACGCCGGCCGGATCATCGTCGCCGGTGCCAGCGCGGGCGGTGGCCTCGCGGCCGGGGTCGCGCTGCTGGCCCGCGACCTCGGGGGCCCGGCGATCGCCGGGCAGATACTGATCTGCCCCATGCTCGACCATCGCAACACCAGCGTCTCCAGCCGCCAGTACGCCGGCGGTCCCGGCGTCTGGACCCGCGAGATGAACGAGTTCGCCTGGCGTGCCCTCCTCGGCGGCCTCGACGGCCACGGCGGCCTCGACGGCCATGGGGACCCCGGGGGCCTCAGCGGTGCGGACGTGCCCCCGTACGCCTCCCCCGCGCGGGCCGACGACCTCTCGGGCCTGCCGGCCGCCTACATCGACACCGGCTCGGCCGAGGTCTTCCGCGACGAGGACACCGACTACGCCTGCCGCATCTGGGCGGCCGGCGGCCAGGCCGAACTCCACGTCTGGGCGGGCGGATTCCACGGATTCGACGCCCTCTTCCCCCAGGCGCTCCTCTCGGTCACGGCCCGCAGGACCCGTACCGACTGGCTCGCCCGGACACTGCGAGAGCGCGCCGTATGA
- a CDS encoding putative quinol monooxygenase, with the protein MIATYGFNAVLTAKPGMGDRLVDLLLTGLDEGSPGASEHCVAYLVSRSASDPDVVQVTEGWSSEEDHHRIFAGEAAQAIVAAIDGLLAGESAYTDYVPVRGKAAF; encoded by the coding sequence ATGATCGCCACTTACGGGTTCAACGCCGTGCTCACCGCCAAGCCCGGGATGGGCGACCGGCTGGTCGACCTGTTGCTCACCGGCCTGGACGAGGGCAGCCCCGGCGCGAGCGAACACTGCGTCGCCTACCTCGTCTCCCGCTCCGCGTCCGACCCCGACGTCGTCCAGGTCACCGAAGGGTGGAGCAGCGAGGAGGACCATCACCGGATCTTCGCCGGCGAGGCGGCGCAGGCCATCGTGGCCGCGATCGACGGGCTGCTGGCCGGGGAGTCCGCGTACACCGACTACGTCCCGGTCCGGGGCAAGGCCGCCTTCTGA
- a CDS encoding AraC family transcriptional regulator — translation MCLEELRTLLDRHARPDWTTAVDGVLISKVDRPDPPAPSMSGTVLAVIAQGAKRLALGDRVYEYGAGQYLVASVDLPVTGQFIRVEPERPALGFGLALEPSDVAELLLRAGPWGNPRADGGAPSAMAVSDASPALLDAVVRMVHLLDEPRDRAVLAPLVKREILWRVITGEQGATVRQLGLADSRLNHVSRAVGWIREHYAEPFRVEDVARMSGMSVSAFYRNFQAVTAMSPIQFQKQIRLQEARLLLATHPGEVTGVGRRVGYDNPSQFSREYRRQFGAPPSQDAVRLRDAVSTPAGVLP, via the coding sequence ATGTGCCTCGAAGAACTCCGGACTCTGCTGGACCGGCACGCCCGGCCCGACTGGACGACCGCCGTCGACGGCGTCCTGATCTCCAAGGTCGACCGGCCGGATCCGCCCGCGCCCTCCATGTCGGGCACGGTGCTCGCCGTCATCGCCCAGGGCGCCAAACGCCTCGCGCTGGGCGACCGGGTCTACGAGTACGGCGCCGGGCAGTACCTGGTCGCGTCCGTGGACCTGCCTGTCACCGGCCAGTTCATCCGGGTCGAACCCGAGCGGCCGGCACTCGGTTTCGGGCTCGCACTGGAACCGTCCGATGTCGCCGAACTGCTGTTGCGGGCCGGTCCTTGGGGCAACCCCCGCGCGGACGGCGGAGCGCCCTCGGCGATGGCGGTCAGCGACGCCTCGCCCGCTCTGCTCGACGCGGTGGTCCGGATGGTGCACCTGCTCGACGAGCCCCGCGACCGCGCCGTCCTGGCCCCGCTCGTCAAACGGGAGATCCTGTGGCGTGTCATCACCGGCGAGCAGGGCGCGACGGTCCGCCAACTCGGCCTGGCGGACAGCAGGTTGAACCATGTCTCCCGGGCGGTCGGCTGGATCCGCGAGCACTACGCGGAACCCTTCCGGGTCGAGGACGTGGCACGGATGTCCGGCATGAGCGTCTCCGCCTTCTACCGCAACTTCCAGGCGGTGACCGCGATGAGCCCCATCCAGTTCCAGAAGCAGATCCGGCTGCAGGAGGCCCGGCTGCTGCTCGCCACCCACCCGGGCGAGGTCACCGGGGTCGGCCGGCGCGTCGGCTACGACAATCCGTCACAGTTCAGCCGCGAGTACCGCCGTCAGTTCGGCGCGCCCCCGAGCCAGGACGCGGTCCGCCTGCGCGACGCCGTAAGCACTCCGGCGGGCGTACTGCCGTAG